Proteins encoded in a region of the Streptomyces sp. NBC_00310 genome:
- a CDS encoding DUF5994 family protein, with translation MTATISHPPPAEADARFSSPSLRLSLAPVGSVPALLDGAWWPRSRDLGAELLSLTAVLDPLWGRITRVTVNPVHWPVVPRKVLVHGHVVKVGWFLSEQDPHELLLLSYRTGRWNLLVVPPRTPAVSAAWLMAAASDPLGTSTASRLMEEAARLRALSDTDRAGQAVWDSEGGHEARDPAERPRIPAVRPRIPAVTAVTAVTAVTAVTAVTAVMPYQPMGR, from the coding sequence ATGACCGCGACGATCTCCCACCCGCCGCCAGCCGAAGCCGATGCCCGGTTCTCCTCGCCCTCCCTCCGCCTGTCGCTCGCTCCCGTCGGTTCCGTACCGGCCCTGCTGGACGGCGCATGGTGGCCCCGCTCCCGCGATCTCGGGGCGGAACTTCTCTCGCTGACCGCCGTACTGGATCCGCTGTGGGGGCGGATCACCCGGGTCACGGTGAATCCCGTCCACTGGCCGGTCGTTCCGCGCAAGGTGCTCGTCCACGGGCACGTGGTGAAGGTGGGCTGGTTCCTGTCCGAGCAGGACCCGCACGAACTGCTGTTGCTCTCGTACCGCACGGGCCGCTGGAACCTCCTGGTGGTCCCGCCGCGGACGCCCGCCGTATCGGCCGCCTGGCTGATGGCCGCCGCGAGCGACCCCCTGGGCACGTCGACCGCGAGCCGGTTGATGGAGGAGGCGGCGCGTCTGCGGGCGCTGTCCGACACCGACCGGGCCGGGCAAGCGGTCTGGGACTCCGAAGGAGGACATGAGGCCCGCGATCCGGCCGAGCGTCCGCGTATCCCCGCCGTACGTCCGCGTATCCCTGCCGTGACCGCCGTGACCGCCGTGACCGCCGTGACCGCCGTGACCGCCGTGACCGCCGTCATGCCGTATCAGCCGATGGGAAGGTGA
- a CDS encoding STAS domain-containing protein, which produces MAQPPDDRSATALTEPDCRTGRSPVTAHHPRIGGSREGPTRPWHAALPAGTANRGAMPLPQLNVYRHDHTTRALITLAGEIDLATTPLVHTALTGCLRDGISSVDVDLTAVTFCDASGLNVFLTASRLAVDAGATLQLHCPPPIMARIIDMTGSGFLLDRPHAVRPSSHRPSSHRPPSHRAPAVKGGTP; this is translated from the coding sequence ATGGCACAACCTCCGGACGACCGGTCCGCCACCGCGCTCACCGAGCCGGACTGCCGGACCGGCCGTTCACCCGTCACCGCGCACCACCCCCGTATCGGCGGCAGCCGCGAGGGCCCTACCCGGCCCTGGCACGCGGCACTCCCGGCGGGCACCGCGAACCGAGGAGCCATGCCCCTTCCCCAGCTGAACGTCTACCGGCACGACCACACCACCCGCGCGCTGATCACCCTCGCGGGCGAGATCGACCTGGCCACCACCCCGCTCGTGCACACCGCACTGACCGGATGCCTGCGCGACGGCATCAGCAGCGTCGACGTCGATCTCACGGCGGTCACCTTCTGCGACGCGAGCGGGCTCAACGTGTTCCTCACGGCGTCCCGGCTCGCCGTCGACGCCGGCGCGACCCTCCAACTGCACTGTCCGCCCCCGATCATGGCCCGCATCATCGACATGACCGGCTCCGGCTTCCTCCTCGACCGGCCCCACGCCGTCCGGCCCTCCTCACACCGGCCCTCCTCACACCGACCCCCCTCACACCGGGCTCCCGCCGTCAAGGGCGGCACACCATGA
- a CDS encoding helix-turn-helix transcriptional regulator, producing MAREQRNGSDGTELGRFLRAHRTRVTPEEAGLKVGPGLRRTPGLRREELATLAGVSIDYYTRLERGKEAHPSPAVVDALARVLMLDEHAHAHLRDLAVCAARPASSEPPTAPTTSVGPGITLLLESLRPNPAVVVSRTMDLLAWNPGGLRLFVGMEQWPPEKRNVARWVFLNPGARTVFDHWDEQIRACVGRLRALAGTDPDAPDLVGLVDELLAESPEFVQLWERYDVRAHTHGSKTFHLPDVGDLTLAYQSMQLEGFPGHRLVAHYADPGTPDHDKMVLLDMTATEPDLKSAEDKRT from the coding sequence ATGGCACGGGAGCAGCGCAACGGCAGCGACGGCACGGAACTGGGACGCTTCCTGCGCGCCCATCGCACCCGGGTGACACCCGAGGAGGCCGGCCTCAAGGTCGGCCCCGGTCTGCGGCGCACGCCCGGGTTGCGCCGCGAGGAGCTGGCCACGCTCGCCGGGGTCAGCATCGACTACTACACCCGCCTGGAACGCGGCAAGGAGGCCCACCCGAGCCCCGCCGTCGTCGACGCGCTCGCCCGGGTTCTGATGCTGGACGAGCACGCGCACGCGCATCTGCGGGACCTCGCCGTGTGCGCCGCCCGCCCCGCCTCCTCCGAGCCCCCGACGGCGCCCACCACGTCGGTGGGACCCGGGATCACGTTGCTGCTGGAGAGCCTGCGGCCCAACCCGGCGGTCGTGGTCAGTCGCACGATGGACCTGCTCGCGTGGAACCCGGGCGGGCTGCGGTTGTTCGTGGGGATGGAGCAGTGGCCGCCCGAGAAGCGCAACGTCGCGCGCTGGGTGTTCCTCAATCCCGGTGCGCGCACGGTCTTCGACCACTGGGACGAACAGATCCGTGCCTGCGTGGGACGCCTGCGGGCCCTGGCCGGCACCGACCCGGACGCCCCCGACCTCGTCGGGCTCGTCGACGAACTACTGGCCGAGAGCCCGGAGTTCGTCCAGCTGTGGGAGCGTTACGACGTACGGGCACACACCCACGGCAGCAAGACCTTCCACCTTCCGGACGTCGGCGACCTCACCCTCGCCTACCAGTCCATGCAGTTGGAAGGCTTCCCCGGCCACCGGCTGGTCGCCCACTACGCCGACCCCGGCACCCCCGACCACGACAAGATGGTCCTCCTCGACATGACCGCCACCGAGCCGGACTTGAAGTCCGCGGAAGACAAGCGGACCTGA
- a CDS encoding MFS transporter codes for MSSSVAPGRSSAGTAAGKRGTAKGARWALAAALLGFFVMTLDALIVNVALPEIGRDFGGGMTGLQWVVDGYTLMFAALLLSAGSVTDRIGARQAFGAGLVVFTVASAACGLAPDLGVLVIARLVQGAGAAVIVPASLALIREAFPDPARRARAISVWAMGGSVGAAAGPVLGGVLSELSWRMIFFVNLPVGVLALFLLTRSARSPRQGDAPFDWTGQIAAVAAMGGLTYAAIEAGAVRPGTPRVLLALVVAVVAAVVFVAAQARGRHPMVPLELLRARTMALSATIGFALNVGFYGMIFLLGLYLQQEQVLSPMATGLAFLPMTLLTAVVSPTAARLAAKFGARMPIVTGQLLMAAGLVALCVPPASAPAWLLVLLMIPVGTGGGLAVPAVTSLLLDRVPAQRAGTASGVLNASRQLGGALSVAVFGALVSNHAHFLHGLRTSLLTAALLVVLTAVASVLVEEKTA; via the coding sequence GTGTCCAGTTCTGTCGCGCCAGGCAGGTCGTCCGCCGGTACCGCCGCCGGGAAGCGCGGCACCGCGAAGGGTGCCCGCTGGGCGCTGGCGGCAGCGTTGCTCGGGTTCTTCGTGATGACGCTCGACGCCCTGATCGTCAACGTCGCGCTGCCCGAGATCGGGCGGGACTTCGGCGGCGGCATGACCGGGCTGCAGTGGGTGGTGGACGGCTACACGCTGATGTTCGCCGCGCTGTTGCTGTCCGCGGGGTCCGTGACCGACCGGATCGGTGCGCGGCAGGCGTTCGGGGCGGGGCTCGTGGTGTTCACCGTCGCCTCGGCGGCCTGTGGCCTCGCACCGGACCTGGGTGTGCTGGTCATCGCGCGGCTGGTGCAGGGCGCGGGTGCCGCGGTGATCGTGCCGGCCTCGCTGGCGTTGATCCGGGAGGCGTTCCCCGACCCGGCGCGGCGCGCCCGGGCGATCTCGGTGTGGGCGATGGGCGGCTCGGTGGGCGCGGCGGCCGGTCCGGTGCTGGGCGGTGTGCTCAGTGAGCTCAGCTGGCGGATGATCTTCTTCGTCAATCTGCCGGTGGGTGTGCTGGCGCTGTTCCTGCTGACCCGGTCCGCCCGCTCGCCCCGCCAGGGCGACGCGCCGTTCGACTGGACCGGGCAGATCGCCGCGGTGGCGGCGATGGGCGGCCTGACGTACGCGGCGATCGAGGCCGGCGCCGTGCGCCCGGGCACGCCGCGCGTGCTGCTCGCACTGGTGGTGGCCGTGGTCGCGGCGGTGGTCTTCGTGGCGGCCCAGGCGCGCGGTCGGCACCCGATGGTGCCGCTGGAACTCCTGCGCGCCCGGACGATGGCCCTCTCGGCGACCATCGGGTTCGCGCTCAACGTCGGCTTCTACGGGATGATCTTCCTGCTCGGCCTGTACCTCCAGCAGGAACAGGTCCTGTCGCCGATGGCCACCGGGCTGGCGTTCCTGCCGATGACGCTGCTGACGGCGGTCGTCAGCCCGACCGCCGCCCGGCTCGCCGCGAAGTTCGGGGCACGGATGCCGATCGTCACCGGGCAGCTCCTGATGGCCGCCGGCCTGGTGGCGCTCTGCGTTCCGCCGGCGTCGGCGCCCGCCTGGCTGCTGGTCCTGCTGATGATCCCGGTCGGAACCGGCGGCGGCCTCGCCGTACCGGCGGTGACCTCACTGCTCCTCGACCGGGTCCCCGCCCAGCGCGCCGGCACCGCGAGCGGTGTCCTGAACGCCTCCCGCCAGCTCGGCGGCGCCCTGTCCGTCGCCGTCTTCGGCGCCCTGGTCTCCAACCACGCGCACTTCCTGCACGGGCTGCGCACCAGCCTCCTGACCGCCGCGCTGCTCGTGGTCCTGACCGCGGTGGCGTCCGTACTCGTCGAGGAGAAGACCGCCTGA
- a CDS encoding helix-turn-helix domain-containing protein: MAGRNDPYGSNRDIRDDFRAEIREFLGTRRAKVTPEQAGLPTYGGERRRVTGLRREEVALLAGISSEYYTRLERGNATGVSESVIEGIAQALQLDEAERIHLLDLLRGADATRPPRRRPAQQRVRPAVQRVLDAMVGTPAFVLSGRGDILAANHLGRALFSPVYADPVRPPNNARFIFLDPRATEFFRDWDQVAGDAVAMLRAEAGRDLYDRRLTDLIGELSTRSEEFRHRWAAHNVRMHSTGVKLLHHPVVGDLDLPFEAFPLGDDPGQFLLAYTAEPASPSQDALNLLASWAATNDDIEGAAPPAGTEQTDSAD; encoded by the coding sequence ATGGCAGGAAGAAATGACCCTTACGGCAGCAATCGCGACATTCGTGATGACTTCCGTGCGGAGATCCGGGAATTCCTGGGCACGCGACGGGCCAAGGTCACCCCCGAGCAGGCGGGACTGCCCACGTACGGCGGAGAGCGCCGACGGGTCACCGGGCTGCGCCGTGAGGAGGTCGCTCTCCTCGCGGGTATCTCCAGCGAGTACTACACCCGGCTGGAGCGCGGCAACGCCACCGGCGTCTCCGAGAGCGTCATCGAGGGCATCGCGCAGGCGCTGCAGCTCGACGAGGCCGAGCGAATCCACCTGCTCGACCTCCTGCGTGGCGCCGACGCGACCCGTCCGCCACGCCGCCGGCCGGCTCAGCAGCGGGTGCGGCCCGCGGTGCAGCGTGTCCTGGACGCGATGGTCGGCACTCCCGCGTTCGTCCTGAGCGGACGCGGGGACATCCTGGCCGCCAACCACCTCGGGCGCGCCCTGTTCTCCCCGGTCTACGCCGACCCGGTGCGGCCGCCCAACAACGCCAGGTTCATCTTTCTCGACCCGCGCGCGACCGAGTTCTTCCGGGACTGGGACCAGGTCGCTGGGGACGCCGTCGCCATGCTGCGCGCCGAGGCCGGCCGCGATCTCTACGACCGGCGGCTGACGGACCTGATCGGGGAACTGTCCACCCGCAGCGAGGAGTTCCGTCACCGCTGGGCCGCCCACAACGTACGGATGCACTCCACCGGCGTGAAGCTGCTCCACCACCCGGTCGTCGGCGATCTCGACCTGCCCTTCGAGGCCTTCCCGCTCGGCGACGATCCCGGCCAGTTCCTCCTCGCCTACACCGCCGAGCCCGCCTCCCCCTCCCAGGACGCCCTGAACCTGCTGGCCAGCTGGGCCGCGACCAACGACGACATCGAGGGGGCCGCGCCGCCCGCCGGCACCGAGCAGACCGACTCGGCCGACTGA
- a CDS encoding SDR family oxidoreductase, with product MSKVILVTGAGRGLGTDIAREALAVGHQVVATGRRPEEVEKTLGGPQDNLLVTRLDVTSAEDAEAAARATVDRFGRIDVLINNAGNLFTGYFEEISPEQMRRQFETNLFGPMNVTRAILPLMRKQRAGHVITITSTAGLVGMEFTSAYAASKFAEEGWMESLRHDVEPYNIHTTVVEPGYFRTELLVDGSTIWPELSIDDYAPRTAPRIEGMKSMNGRQPGDPAKLARALLAIAGQDKPLPRFVAGADAVEAAEAKAKELLAQAEASRELGGSLAHDDAHA from the coding sequence ATGAGCAAGGTCATTCTCGTCACCGGTGCCGGACGCGGTCTGGGCACGGACATCGCCCGCGAGGCCCTCGCCGTCGGCCACCAGGTCGTCGCCACCGGCCGCCGCCCCGAAGAGGTCGAGAAGACCCTGGGCGGACCGCAGGACAACCTGCTGGTCACCAGGCTCGACGTCACCAGCGCCGAGGACGCCGAGGCCGCCGCGCGGGCCACCGTCGACCGCTTCGGCCGCATCGACGTCCTGATCAACAACGCCGGGAACCTCTTCACCGGCTACTTCGAGGAGATCTCGCCCGAGCAGATGCGCCGGCAGTTCGAGACGAACCTCTTCGGCCCGATGAACGTCACCCGCGCCATCCTGCCCCTCATGCGCAAGCAGCGCGCCGGCCATGTCATCACCATCACCTCGACCGCCGGTCTGGTCGGCATGGAGTTCACCTCCGCCTACGCCGCCTCCAAGTTCGCGGAAGAGGGCTGGATGGAGTCCCTGCGCCACGACGTCGAGCCGTACAACATCCACACCACGGTCGTGGAGCCCGGCTACTTCCGTACCGAGCTCCTCGTGGACGGGTCCACCATCTGGCCCGAGCTGTCCATCGACGACTACGCCCCGCGTACCGCCCCGAGGATCGAGGGCATGAAGAGCATGAACGGCCGGCAGCCCGGCGACCCCGCCAAACTCGCCCGCGCCCTGCTCGCCATCGCCGGCCAGGACAAGCCCCTGCCGCGCTTCGTCGCCGGCGCGGACGCCGTCGAGGCCGCCGAGGCCAAGGCGAAGGAACTCCTCGCCCAGGCCGAGGCCTCCCGCGAGCTGGGCGGCAGCCTGGCCCACGACGACGCACACGCCTGA
- a CDS encoding aldo/keto reductase, with protein sequence MKHVSLGGLDVSRIGLGAMTMAGTYTTGGELDDAESIRTVHRALDLGVTHIDTAEIYGPFHSEELVGKAVKGRRDVVIATKFGLVSHSGGGPRVIDSSAGNVKAAVEGSLKRLGTDHIDLYYQHRVDPNAPIEETIGALAELVAEGKVRHIGLSEAGPETIRRAHAVHPVAALQTEYSLWTRDVEAEILPLLRELGIGFVPYSPLGHGLLTGQIRTVDDFTDDDWRKTNPRFTGENFRRNLRIVDEVRAIGAEIGATPAQTALAWLLTRGDDIAPIPGTRRVSRVEENTAADGIELGAAQLDRLNNLTPAAGERHDEANMATVDR encoded by the coding sequence ATGAAGCACGTATCACTGGGCGGGCTCGATGTCTCGCGCATCGGCCTGGGAGCCATGACCATGGCCGGCACGTACACCACGGGCGGGGAGCTCGACGACGCGGAGTCGATCCGTACCGTCCACCGGGCGCTGGATCTGGGGGTCACCCACATCGACACCGCCGAGATCTACGGCCCCTTCCACAGCGAGGAACTCGTCGGGAAGGCCGTCAAGGGACGGCGCGACGTCGTCATCGCGACGAAGTTCGGCCTCGTCTCCCACAGCGGCGGCGGCCCCCGTGTGATCGACAGCAGCGCCGGCAACGTGAAGGCCGCGGTCGAGGGCTCGCTCAAGCGGCTCGGCACCGACCACATCGACCTCTACTACCAGCACCGCGTCGACCCGAACGCACCCATCGAGGAGACCATCGGCGCGCTGGCCGAGCTGGTCGCCGAGGGCAAGGTGCGCCACATCGGGCTCTCCGAGGCGGGGCCCGAGACGATCCGCCGGGCACACGCCGTGCATCCGGTGGCCGCGCTGCAGACCGAATACTCGCTCTGGACCCGCGACGTCGAGGCCGAGATCCTCCCGCTGCTGCGCGAGCTCGGCATCGGGTTCGTTCCCTACTCGCCGCTGGGGCACGGCCTGCTGACCGGGCAGATCCGCACCGTCGACGACTTCACCGATGACGACTGGCGCAAGACCAACCCGCGCTTCACGGGCGAGAACTTCCGGCGCAACCTGCGCATCGTCGACGAGGTGCGGGCCATCGGCGCCGAGATCGGAGCCACCCCGGCCCAGACCGCGCTGGCATGGCTGCTGACCCGCGGTGACGACATCGCCCCCATCCCCGGCACCCGCCGGGTCTCGCGCGTCGAGGAGAACACCGCCGCCGACGGCATCGAACTCGGCGCCGCTCAGCTCGACCGCCTGAACAACCTCACGCCGGCCGCGGGCGAGCGCCACGACGAGGCCAACATGGCCACCGTCGACCGCTGA
- a CDS encoding NAD(P)H-dependent oxidoreductase, whose translation MDGSASQLAGKKAVVAVTAGVPAEHYTPEGSNQATLETLLGSWHATLRLCQFDIQQPMVKVYGTAFGLSDEDLATSAKQYNELLAAFAA comes from the coding sequence ATGGACGGATCCGCCTCGCAGCTGGCCGGCAAGAAGGCAGTCGTCGCCGTCACCGCGGGCGTCCCCGCCGAGCACTACACCCCCGAAGGCTCGAACCAGGCCACTCTCGAGACCCTCCTCGGCAGCTGGCACGCGACCCTGCGGCTCTGCCAGTTCGACATCCAGCAGCCGATGGTCAAGGTGTACGGCACCGCCTTCGGCCTCTCCGACGAGGACCTGGCCACCTCCGCCAAGCAGTACAACGAGCTGCTCGCCGCCTTCGCCGCCTGA
- a CDS encoding NAD(+)/NADH kinase, whose amino-acid sequence MTVSRLGLVVHGGRVEAVEAAGVVRAWCEEHGVRCTDIDVWHDGGRRTAREEVGAAGDPDLIVTLGGDGTFLRGARLAAENDALVLGVDLGRVGFLTEVSSSAVREALDAVREDRLRIDTRMLLALRASRRLEVPAGMEEWVRYGRGPLLPPPQVRPDCEVDDEWGIPLDVTALNDVVLEKLVRDRQVSAGVYVSGRLLASYSADALLVATPTGSTAYSFAAGGPVVSPRAEVLVFTPVAPHMAFDRSVVTAPDEPVGLRVLERSGPAAVSIDGQVRGVLDPGDWIGVYAAPRRLRAVRLGPMDFYGRLRERMNLTDAPAAVADGSPAPLWSVTTPPPGDLAHLALLTVRDGPSPLL is encoded by the coding sequence ATGACGGTGAGCCGACTCGGTCTCGTCGTACACGGCGGGCGCGTGGAGGCCGTGGAGGCGGCCGGGGTGGTCCGTGCGTGGTGCGAGGAGCACGGCGTGCGGTGCACGGACATCGACGTATGGCACGACGGTGGGCGGCGCACCGCTCGTGAGGAGGTCGGGGCCGCAGGTGACCCCGACCTCATCGTCACCCTGGGCGGGGACGGCACCTTCCTGCGGGGCGCCCGGCTGGCGGCGGAGAACGACGCCCTGGTCCTGGGCGTCGATCTGGGGCGGGTGGGCTTCCTGACCGAGGTGTCGTCCTCGGCGGTGCGCGAGGCACTGGACGCGGTGCGCGAGGACCGGCTCAGGATCGACACCCGCATGCTGCTCGCCCTCCGGGCGTCCCGCCGCCTGGAGGTGCCGGCGGGCATGGAGGAGTGGGTGCGGTACGGGCGCGGTCCGCTCCTGCCGCCGCCCCAGGTACGCCCCGACTGCGAGGTCGACGACGAGTGGGGCATCCCCCTGGACGTCACCGCGCTCAACGACGTCGTCCTGGAGAAGCTGGTGAGGGACCGGCAGGTGTCGGCCGGTGTGTACGTCTCGGGGCGGCTCCTGGCGTCCTACTCCGCCGACGCGCTGCTGGTGGCCACCCCGACCGGTTCGACCGCCTACAGCTTCGCCGCCGGCGGCCCTGTCGTCTCACCTCGTGCGGAGGTGCTCGTCTTCACGCCGGTCGCCCCGCACATGGCCTTCGACCGGTCGGTCGTCACGGCCCCCGACGAGCCCGTCGGACTGCGGGTCCTCGAACGGTCGGGGCCGGCCGCGGTCAGTATCGACGGCCAAGTGCGGGGCGTTCTGGACCCGGGTGACTGGATCGGCGTGTACGCCGCCCCGCGTCGCCTGCGGGCCGTCCGGCTGGGGCCGATGGACTTCTACGGCCGTCTGCGCGAGCGGATGAACCTGACCGACGCCCCGGCCGCGGTCGCCGACGGATCCCCGGCGCCGTTGTGGTCGGTAACGACCCCTCCGCCGGGAGACCTCGCCCATCTGGCGCTGCTGACGGTCCGGGACGGACCCTCTCCCCTTCTGTGA
- a CDS encoding helix-turn-helix domain-containing protein: protein MTGAGDEPFVAAVKPLVDAMGGAMLPPDEAGPDDVVLSWEGTAVVAVRLPQLAESLDHILAAMERQKGRPLADLDRRAKQEVVRILEARGAFSVRHGVETVASALGVSRFTVYNYLNREKEV from the coding sequence GTGACCGGCGCCGGTGACGAGCCCTTCGTCGCGGCCGTCAAGCCGCTGGTCGACGCCATGGGCGGGGCCATGCTGCCGCCGGACGAGGCCGGTCCCGACGACGTCGTCCTCTCCTGGGAGGGCACCGCCGTCGTCGCCGTACGGCTGCCGCAGCTCGCCGAGTCGCTGGATCACATCCTGGCCGCGATGGAACGCCAGAAGGGCAGGCCGCTGGCCGACCTCGACCGCAGGGCCAAGCAGGAGGTCGTACGGATACTGGAGGCGCGCGGCGCCTTCTCCGTGCGCCACGGCGTGGAGACCGTCGCGAGCGCGCTCGGCGTCAGTCGCTTCACCGTCTACAACTACCTCAACCGCGAGAAGGAGGTCTGA
- the uraD gene encoding 2-oxo-4-hydroxy-4-carboxy-5-ureidoimidazoline decarboxylase — translation MTSRSSTPGLARFNTLEEHAATAALHEACASAEWGRRLLVGRPYATVEELFAASDAAMAELTDGDLAEAMAGHPPIGRPKPGDPTSAREQRGMAGASDELKAEMLELNLAYQEKFGHVFLICATGRTGEQMRDAVRERIGNAPEREREIVRTELGKINRIRLARLVEVEEEARS, via the coding sequence GTGACTTCGCGTTCTTCGACACCGGGCCTCGCCCGTTTCAACACCCTGGAGGAGCACGCGGCCACCGCGGCGCTCCACGAGGCGTGCGCCTCGGCGGAGTGGGGGCGCAGGCTCCTCGTCGGCCGCCCGTACGCCACCGTCGAGGAGCTCTTCGCGGCCAGTGACGCCGCCATGGCCGAGCTGACCGATGGGGATCTGGCGGAGGCGATGGCCGGACATCCGCCGATCGGCCGACCGAAGCCGGGCGACCCGACCTCGGCCCGTGAGCAGCGCGGTATGGCCGGCGCCTCCGACGAGCTCAAGGCGGAGATGCTCGAACTGAACCTGGCCTACCAGGAGAAGTTCGGCCATGTGTTCCTGATCTGCGCCACCGGCCGTACCGGCGAGCAGATGCGCGACGCGGTCAGGGAGCGGATCGGCAACGCGCCGGAACGGGAACGCGAGATCGTCCGCACCGAACTGGGCAAGATCAACCGCATCCGCCTGGCCCGGCTCGTCGAAGTGGAAGAGGAAGCCCGATCATGA
- the uraH gene encoding hydroxyisourate hydrolase, with translation MSTPTTASVSTHILDTTVGRPAEGVAVRLAARSGRGADWQALGGSATDADGRCKDLPALPEGTTHVRLDFEVEPYLARTVKKQADAQQDAPANRDSGAVFFPEVAITFAVNPGEHYHVPLLLNPFGYSVYRGS, from the coding sequence ATGAGCACCCCCACGACCGCCTCGGTGTCCACGCACATCCTGGACACCACCGTCGGCCGCCCCGCCGAGGGCGTCGCCGTCCGCCTCGCCGCCCGCTCGGGTCGCGGCGCGGACTGGCAGGCGCTCGGCGGCTCGGCGACCGACGCCGACGGCCGGTGCAAGGACCTGCCGGCCCTGCCGGAGGGCACCACCCACGTACGGCTCGACTTCGAGGTCGAGCCCTACCTCGCAAGGACCGTGAAGAAGCAAGCCGATGCGCAGCAGGACGCCCCCGCGAATCGGGACAGCGGTGCCGTGTTCTTCCCGGAGGTGGCGATCACCTTCGCCGTGAACCCCGGCGAGCACTACCACGTACCGCTGCTGCTCAACCCGTTCGGCTACTCCGTATACCGAGGGAGCTAG
- the pucL gene encoding factor-independent urate hydroxylase: MADNSRPARPVLGQNQYGKAENRVVKITRDGATHHIKDLNVSVSLSGDMDEVHLSGSNASVLPTDTTKNTVYAFAKEHGIESAEQFGIHLARHFVTSQPAIHRARIRVEEYSWERIEHSGEGAHSFVRKGQETRLAQITYDGSSWEVVSGLKDLTVMNSTDSEFWGYVKDKYTTLPEAHDRILATDVSGRWRFNWTDDERRMPDWEASYEQVRKHLLQAFAETYSLSLQQTLYQMGARIIDHRDEIDEVRFSLPNKHHFLVDLAPFGLKNDTADGAVYFAADRPYGLIEATVLRDGCEAKIPADLTNL; encoded by the coding sequence ATGGCCGACAATTCCCGCCCTGCCCGCCCGGTGTTGGGACAGAACCAGTACGGCAAGGCCGAGAACCGGGTCGTCAAGATCACGCGGGACGGCGCCACCCACCACATCAAGGACCTGAACGTGTCCGTGTCGCTGAGCGGCGACATGGACGAGGTCCACCTCTCCGGCTCCAACGCCAGCGTCCTGCCGACGGACACCACCAAGAACACGGTGTACGCCTTCGCCAAGGAGCACGGCATCGAGTCCGCCGAGCAGTTCGGCATCCATCTCGCCCGGCACTTCGTGACCTCCCAGCCGGCCATCCACCGGGCCCGCATCCGCGTCGAGGAGTACTCCTGGGAGCGCATCGAGCACTCCGGTGAGGGCGCGCACTCCTTCGTCCGCAAGGGCCAGGAGACCCGGCTGGCCCAGATCACGTACGACGGCTCGTCGTGGGAGGTCGTCTCCGGCCTCAAGGACCTCACCGTCATGAACTCGACGGACTCCGAGTTCTGGGGTTACGTCAAGGACAAGTACACGACCCTGCCCGAGGCGCACGACCGCATCCTCGCCACCGACGTCTCCGGCCGCTGGCGCTTCAACTGGACCGACGACGAGCGGCGGATGCCCGACTGGGAGGCGTCCTACGAGCAGGTGAGGAAGCACCTGCTCCAGGCCTTCGCGGAGACGTACTCGCTCTCGCTCCAGCAGACCCTGTACCAGATGGGCGCGCGGATCATCGACCACCGCGACGAGATCGACGAGGTCCGCTTCTCCCTCCCGAACAAGCACCACTTCCTGGTGGACCTGGCGCCGTTCGGGCTCAAGAACGACACCGCCGACGGAGCCGTGTACTTCGCCGCCGACCGCCCCTACGGCCTGATCGAGGCCACCGTCCTGCGGGACGGGTGCGAAGCGAAGATCCCGGCGGACCTCACCAACCTCTGA